In the Primulina tabacum isolate GXHZ01 chromosome 15, ASM2559414v2, whole genome shotgun sequence genome, TCCATCAACCAAGAAAGAGGCACCGCTCGAATTATCATCGTGTGTGTGTGACTAAATGGAACTATTGGCTAAATggaatatacatatatatatatatatatatatatatatatatatatacacacatatatatatatacatacatatatataatgtatGACTAAATGGAACTATTTTAAGACAAAATGTATAGATATCTAATTTCACCATAAATGACTTTGGCAAGAAAGATAATTAATGACACAACATTAACCTAATTAATATGTtaaacattaaattaaaatgCAATTTGATGCGCTCGGATTGCATTCCAACAAATGTGAAATTTTGTGGAGTCCCTAATGATGGGAGAGTTACTAGATAGCCTGTACCAATGAATCAATCcgaatatataataaatagcTAAAACCCTTTGCTGTAAATCACCTTTTTAAGATGCTATTGGCATCATATACACAATCCATCTCTTTATATACAATATTACCAAATTCCTAAAGGCACTGCCCACCTGCAGGCCAGATGCGAGCTACAACTCCATTATTGTTTCCATCCTGACCACCGTGCGTGGGGACTGTtattaatttcataaaatatcaacatatacacacactcacacatgtCCGTGTTTGTCGAGTTATTGTATTATCTGTCGGGAGTAATTCTACTCAAACCTCAATATCATGAGATAATATGAGTTTCTAATATTTTGATGGAAAATGACATTATATGTTGATAATTCAGCGACTAAAATTTCACCACATCGTTGGAAAGATACACTCTAATTATACCATAGGAAAATCAGCGCGCGTGTGTGGGGTGAAGATTATTGATTAAAAATATTGATTGTCTACAGCATTTTAGATACATTAGACCGACCGTACATAATGCAATAATTTAATGAAAGGCACTACTTAAGGTGGTTCTAAATTATCGTTTGTAGACTCATTTATAGTACTCGTTTATAGACTCAGttgtaaaaattaaataataatttaaagtagtattgatcattaattattctacttctttttttttttttcctttcaaatTGGTGCCGCGTGATAATAAGACTTTGAAATAAAAGAGAAATAGAAATATCTGGAAAAAAATGGAATACGAAATATAGCTATATGGTTTTAGCGAATTTTCAAATGCTTTTCGGATTGTAATACAACATtcctaattaaataaaaaaaggtATGTAATTTATTACCTTGAAACGCTTAACACATTCTGAAAAGTTTCAGTGGGACATTTTTATAGCACCAAGagttaaaaaagaaaatatatatttgaaacgAGCTATAGTTTGAATCAGTACCTCGAGCGAATGAAATTTAATCGTTTGATCATGTTATTTAACCAACGTGAAAGCTGATAATCCCAAAAGGTATATTAAACTTATATGTAATAATTATTAATGCTTAAATATACAcatacatattatatatatatatatatatatatatatatatatatatatgtttgtatGTATTGTGTGTGTTTTTAAGTGAGTATATTGTATATATACCTCTATATATATACGCATCTTAAGTCTCTAAATGAGAATTGCTTTGCAGATAGTGGTGCCGGCAGAAAAGGGAACTAGAACCAGGAAACATGGAAACTGATATTGTTTCTTTCCACATTGATATAATTATAGTGTGACatgttaataatatttttattatatcgaTTGATGGGTGGAGcacataaatattattaatattattatgaaaTTATATAAGATAACATACAAAATCACCTCAAATTATTATGCACACTacgttaatttttttaaaaaaaataatttataagatcaataaaattattttttaataaaaaaaaaatgaagactGAACAGTAGAAGTGGGATCATATTCAATAACAATCTCTAATATACGATAACTAAATGATATCAAATCCTGAATTCTCTGCGTCTCATCAACTTGCAAGATCACAGTAACTCTGATCAATCTTAATTTTTTTGCTCTTTTTTCTGGAATTCTTATATACAACGAAAAGGATGAAAGGGAAAAGCAACGATCaagaaaatcaaatattttagcTTGGAagccctagtgaactaatgtaATGAAAATGACACTGaggaaaattaaagaaaaggaGAGGAAAAAATTTACTGGCGCGGATTGATTAGCTATGCTTCGGATAGGGTCTCAGAAATGCTCTCCAGATGGGGCCTCCAAACGCCGACGCGGCCTCGCCGCCGATCCCTTTGCGTTGAAATATTCTCCGATAAAATTTCACTCAAATAGCGATCGGAAACGACTAGATTTGTAACTGAAACATTGCTGCCTCCAGTAGCGTTGGCCGCCGTGCTGTTGTTATTTTCAGAATgctctttctttttcttcttcgaTCGGATTTTCTCCGGCGCCGGAGGCAGTGGCATGAGGAAATAAATCTTGCCACGCTGAAGCTCCGCGTCCGGAGAAACGACGACGATTTTGGGGCACACACCTTCATCAGAAAACGACTTTGATGGCTTCTTTAAGACGTGTTTGGGATGCAATTTCATGATTTCTTCTGCCTTTACGGTGCCACTGATTTCTTCAACGCGGCCATTAGCATGCACGATTCGGATCACGTCGAGTGCCCCGCATGGCAGAATGCAAGATATGCAGCATCTGATTGCGTTTTTCATGGCTGCTGATCTTTCTAGCTCTCCCCCTTCTTATTTTTCTCACATGAGTAGAAAGCAAGTGAAAATTTTAAGCgaagaaaattataaaaaaggttcttttcttttcttctattttatattcttttatgtgtgtgtgtgtgtgtgtatat is a window encoding:
- the LOC142527108 gene encoding uncharacterized protein LOC142527108 → MKNAIRCCISCILPCGALDVIRIVHANGRVEEISGTVKAEEIMKLHPKHVLKKPSKSFSDEGVCPKIVVVSPDAELQRGKIYFLMPLPPAPEKIRSKKKKKEHSENNNSTAANATGGSNVSVTNLVVSDRYLSEILSENISTQRDRRRGRVGVWRPHLESISETLSEA